A section of the Phycodurus eques isolate BA_2022a chromosome 4, UOR_Pequ_1.1, whole genome shotgun sequence genome encodes:
- the LOC133401126 gene encoding uncharacterized protein LOC133401126 isoform X1, producing MAPASVRPRCQAAQAGAGPSSHAHSATLSASFATRMTLHGRRPRLQAQRKFAQSPPSSPGPPLTSSPQCRHSHNLAVVSSLTRRRPKTEDFLSFLCLRGSAALPRNMAFLSGREKEVVTNRHFNSSLSSSPKTVIDRNNRVTQTVQPGCRSLNLGGSDSAEGSSICHLTARAQRRRDRERKEEEGRRIKNECMEADRREEVPKHHLRPRHFSIQLRKNKKVTKVARVSEHSNSFARSVSTLKPKTVDGGSQQFPRPNNTCKLRGHSQSQSEVVKRIHLSQHSNHQLPHNQCLTVCKFYSNPKTLRGLQNSGRNPSRAPAQMPLTTNVATRQLNETPGVVRLSRRRRGLPPDANATPLNHFSTDNPFKKCRTQQSNGDVQLESDYCNNETDANCKEDVQGEHAVHKVRNTGSLDAELTKNARIGELKIVRDSYVTEAIHKVNVGKFGSSASITTLEVKHKSDLAPVSEIVCRSVREKELQRNLTVGSAPSSKTIPRITVSRTAIRDSGQPSVPKALINSVTSPNVYNKPPATLSAKHSPKGNKKGASKDIVTFISPASSCSVDDSQCAAIDSSEGWTADSTKDGSYSVTSKGSTKRLRQIKSTTSTVKTRSSPRILLKR from the exons ATGGCACCGGCCAGTGTCCGTCCTCGCTGTCAGGCAGCTCAAGCTGGAGCTGGTCCTTCCAGTCATGCCCACAGCGCCACCCTGTCAGCCTCCTTTGCGACAAGGATGACCCTACATGGCAGGAG gcCAAGGCTGCAAGCGCAAAGAAAGTTTGCCCAGTCACCACCCAGTTCTCCTGGTCCACCATTGACATCATCACCACAGTGTAGGCACAGCCACAACCTAGCAGTAGTCAGCAGTCTAACCAGACGTCGACCCAAAACTGAGGACTTCTTATCCTTTCTCTGCCTAAGGG GTTCAGCAGCGTTGCCAAGAAACATGGCCTTCTTGAGTGGACGAGAGAAGGAAGTAGTCACCAATCGACATTTTAATTCCAGCCTTTCCAGCAGTCCAAAGACTGTCATTGACAGGAACAATAGAGTCACACAAACAG TGCAGCCAGGCTGTAGGTCACTGAACCTTGGAGGCTCTGACTCTGCAGAGGGCAGTTCCATCTGCCATCTAACTGCCCGGGCACAAAGGAGAAGGGACAGagagaggaaggaggaggaggggcggCGGATAAAGAATGAATGTATGGAGGCTGACAGGAGAGAGGAAGTTCCAAAACACCACCTGAGACCTAGGCACTTCTCCATACAGCTCCGGAAGAATAAAAAG GTCACCAAGGTTGCCAGAGTTTCTGAACATAGCAACTCCTTTGCCAGATCGGTTTCAACTTTGAAGCCTAAAACAGTGGATGGTGGCAGCCAGCAATTCCCAAGGCCCAACAATACCTGTAAACTAAGAGGCCACTCCCAAAGCCAATCAGAAGTAGTCAAGCGAATTCACCTCTCCCAACACAGCAACCACCAGCTGCCTCACAATCAATGCCTAACAGTTTGTAAGTTCTACAGTAACCCCAAGACTCTTAGAGGTCTTCAGAACTCAGGAAGAAATCCAAGCAGGGCACCAGCTCAAATGCCATTGACTACTAACGTAGCCACCAGACAGCTCAACGAGACCCCTGGGGTTGTGAGATTGTCTAGAAGAAGGAGAGGCCTCCCACCAGATGCAAATGCAACTCCTCTTAATCATTTTTCTACCGACAATCCATTCAAGAAGTGCAGGACACAACAATCCAATGGGGATGTTCAACTGGAAAGTGATTACTGTAACAACGAGACTGATGCTAACTGTAAGGAAGATGTCCAAGGGGAACATGCTGTCCATAAGGTAAGAAACACTGGTAGCCTTGATGCAGAGCTTACAAAAAACGCGCGTATTGGAGAGCTGAAAATAGTAAGGGACAGTTATGTTACTGAGGCCATACATAAAGTTAATGTTGGAAAGTTTGGTTCATCGGCAAGCATCACTACTCTTGAGGTCAAACATAAATCTGACCTTGCTCCAGTCAGTGAGATTGTGTGCAGAAGTGTGAGAGAAAAAGAGCTACAGAGGAACCTGACAGTTGGGTCAGCTCCGAGCTCCAAAACAATTCCCAGGATTACTGTTTCCAGGACTGCTATCAGAGATTCAGGACAACCTTCTGTTCCTAAAGCTCTAATCAACTCAGTGACATCACCAAACGTATATAACAAACCACCAGCGACTCTTTCTGCCAAACACAGTCCAAagggaaataaaaaaggtgCTAGCAAAGACATTGTTACGTTTATTTCACCAGCCAGCAGCTGCTCCGTTGACGATTCCCAATGTGCTGCAATTGACTCTTCCGAGGGCTGGACTGCTGACTCAACAAAGGATGGTAGCTATTCTGTAACATCCAAGGGCTCTACAAAACGTCTTAGGCAGATCAAATCTACTACCTCAACAGTTAAAACAAGGAGCAGTCCTAGAATCCTTCTCAAGCGCTAA
- the LOC133401126 gene encoding uncharacterized protein LOC133401126 isoform X2 gives MAFLSGREKEVVTNRHFNSSLSSSPKTVIDRNNRVTQTVQPGCRSLNLGGSDSAEGSSICHLTARAQRRRDRERKEEEGRRIKNECMEADRREEVPKHHLRPRHFSIQLRKNKKVTKVARVSEHSNSFARSVSTLKPKTVDGGSQQFPRPNNTCKLRGHSQSQSEVVKRIHLSQHSNHQLPHNQCLTVCKFYSNPKTLRGLQNSGRNPSRAPAQMPLTTNVATRQLNETPGVVRLSRRRRGLPPDANATPLNHFSTDNPFKKCRTQQSNGDVQLESDYCNNETDANCKEDVQGEHAVHKVRNTGSLDAELTKNARIGELKIVRDSYVTEAIHKVNVGKFGSSASITTLEVKHKSDLAPVSEIVCRSVREKELQRNLTVGSAPSSKTIPRITVSRTAIRDSGQPSVPKALINSVTSPNVYNKPPATLSAKHSPKGNKKGASKDIVTFISPASSCSVDDSQCAAIDSSEGWTADSTKDGSYSVTSKGSTKRLRQIKSTTSTVKTRSSPRILLKR, from the exons ATGGCCTTCTTGAGTGGACGAGAGAAGGAAGTAGTCACCAATCGACATTTTAATTCCAGCCTTTCCAGCAGTCCAAAGACTGTCATTGACAGGAACAATAGAGTCACACAAACAG TGCAGCCAGGCTGTAGGTCACTGAACCTTGGAGGCTCTGACTCTGCAGAGGGCAGTTCCATCTGCCATCTAACTGCCCGGGCACAAAGGAGAAGGGACAGagagaggaaggaggaggaggggcggCGGATAAAGAATGAATGTATGGAGGCTGACAGGAGAGAGGAAGTTCCAAAACACCACCTGAGACCTAGGCACTTCTCCATACAGCTCCGGAAGAATAAAAAG GTCACCAAGGTTGCCAGAGTTTCTGAACATAGCAACTCCTTTGCCAGATCGGTTTCAACTTTGAAGCCTAAAACAGTGGATGGTGGCAGCCAGCAATTCCCAAGGCCCAACAATACCTGTAAACTAAGAGGCCACTCCCAAAGCCAATCAGAAGTAGTCAAGCGAATTCACCTCTCCCAACACAGCAACCACCAGCTGCCTCACAATCAATGCCTAACAGTTTGTAAGTTCTACAGTAACCCCAAGACTCTTAGAGGTCTTCAGAACTCAGGAAGAAATCCAAGCAGGGCACCAGCTCAAATGCCATTGACTACTAACGTAGCCACCAGACAGCTCAACGAGACCCCTGGGGTTGTGAGATTGTCTAGAAGAAGGAGAGGCCTCCCACCAGATGCAAATGCAACTCCTCTTAATCATTTTTCTACCGACAATCCATTCAAGAAGTGCAGGACACAACAATCCAATGGGGATGTTCAACTGGAAAGTGATTACTGTAACAACGAGACTGATGCTAACTGTAAGGAAGATGTCCAAGGGGAACATGCTGTCCATAAGGTAAGAAACACTGGTAGCCTTGATGCAGAGCTTACAAAAAACGCGCGTATTGGAGAGCTGAAAATAGTAAGGGACAGTTATGTTACTGAGGCCATACATAAAGTTAATGTTGGAAAGTTTGGTTCATCGGCAAGCATCACTACTCTTGAGGTCAAACATAAATCTGACCTTGCTCCAGTCAGTGAGATTGTGTGCAGAAGTGTGAGAGAAAAAGAGCTACAGAGGAACCTGACAGTTGGGTCAGCTCCGAGCTCCAAAACAATTCCCAGGATTACTGTTTCCAGGACTGCTATCAGAGATTCAGGACAACCTTCTGTTCCTAAAGCTCTAATCAACTCAGTGACATCACCAAACGTATATAACAAACCACCAGCGACTCTTTCTGCCAAACACAGTCCAAagggaaataaaaaaggtgCTAGCAAAGACATTGTTACGTTTATTTCACCAGCCAGCAGCTGCTCCGTTGACGATTCCCAATGTGCTGCAATTGACTCTTCCGAGGGCTGGACTGCTGACTCAACAAAGGATGGTAGCTATTCTGTAACATCCAAGGGCTCTACAAAACGTCTTAGGCAGATCAAATCTACTACCTCAACAGTTAAAACAAGGAGCAGTCCTAGAATCCTTCTCAAGCGCTAA
- the LOC133401127 gene encoding dysbindin-A-like isoform X1 gives MFENFRERLHMVQQDLTTGLKTLGDKSKESKSSRRKSRYEESLNFSAGLDILSRYEESWFLLHKKTKDSAQVAGAVDGDVVILSAHWEKRRSALTELQEQLQSLPTFISELDGITASIAHLEGDFEEMESRLVYLETLCCQCEQQTLKQQHIDQLEVYKKKKRRELEALEVELNAEHAQKVAKLEQMRQQKLRERQKVYEEAFNQDLEKYRSTGYLQHREPAEADMVVLDQMPVTNLLDQEALDDFLNSGDDFSSGSSLTSGPDLKSGSLGSLCSPLSQVPDIENHSSDKDSECVHDDEGLSEDSDEPVVQLDEEDVQPDMTLVGLQDLDQVRGSDDSDSPGDMPCG, from the exons ATGTTTGAAAACTTCAGGGAAAGACTTCACATGGTGCAACAGGACTTAACGACGGG CTTGAAAACACTGGGTGACAAATCAAAGGAATCCAAAAGCAGCAGAAGGAAGTCCAG GTATGAAGAAAGTCTTAATTTCAGTGCTGGACTAGACATCCTCAGCAG GTATGAAGAGAGTTGGTTTCTgctccacaaaaaaacaaaagactctGCTCAGGTTGCAGGG GCCGTTGACGGGGACGTGGTGATTCTGTCGGCGCACTGGGAGAAGAGACGATCAGCGCTGACAGAACTACAAGAACAACTACAAAGCTTGCCGACTTTTATCAGTGAACTTGATGGCATCACTGCTTCAATAG CTCACCTGGAAGGTGACTTTGAGGAGATGGAGAGCAGGCTGGTCTACTTGGAGACACTATGTtgtcaatgtgaacagcagaCGCTCAAGCAGCAGCATATCGACCAACTGGAAGTCtataagaaaaagaagag GAGAGAATTGGAGGCACTGGAAG TGGAGCTGAATGCAGAGCATGCTCAGAAAGTTGCAAAGCTAGAGCAGATGAGGCAGCAGAAACTGAGGGAACGGCAAAAAGTATATGAAGAAGCCTTTAACCAAGACCTGGAAAAATACCGGTCCACTGGATATCTTCAGCATAGAG AACCAGCAGAAGCAGATATGGTTGTTCTGGATCAAATGCCAGTAACCAATTTATTAGACCAGGAGGCTTTGGATGATTTCCTGAACTCTGGTGATGACTTCAGTTCTGGGTCATCGCTCACCTCAG GTCCAGACCTGAAGTCCGGCTCTTTGGGATCCTTATGCAGCCCACTGAGCCAAGTCCCCGACATAGAAAACCACTCGTCAGACAAGGACTCTGAATGTGTTCACGATGACGAAGGCCTCAGTGAGGACAGTGATGAGCCTGTGGTCCAATTAGACGAGGAGGACGTTCAGCCGGACATGACATTGGTTGGCCTGCAGGATCTTGACCAAGTCAGGGGCTCTGATGATAGTGACTCTCCAGGGGACATGCCCTGTGGGTAA
- the LOC133401127 gene encoding dysbindin-A-like isoform X2, which translates to MGAELLSKGQTSLKTLGDKSKESKSSRRKSRYEESLNFSAGLDILSRYEESWFLLHKKTKDSAQVAGAVDGDVVILSAHWEKRRSALTELQEQLQSLPTFISELDGITASIAHLEGDFEEMESRLVYLETLCCQCEQQTLKQQHIDQLEVYKKKKRRELEALEVELNAEHAQKVAKLEQMRQQKLRERQKVYEEAFNQDLEKYRSTGYLQHREPAEADMVVLDQMPVTNLLDQEALDDFLNSGDDFSSGSSLTSGPDLKSGSLGSLCSPLSQVPDIENHSSDKDSECVHDDEGLSEDSDEPVVQLDEEDVQPDMTLVGLQDLDQVRGSDDSDSPGDMPCG; encoded by the exons ATGGGCGCAGAACTATTAAGTAAAGGGCAGACCAG CTTGAAAACACTGGGTGACAAATCAAAGGAATCCAAAAGCAGCAGAAGGAAGTCCAG GTATGAAGAAAGTCTTAATTTCAGTGCTGGACTAGACATCCTCAGCAG GTATGAAGAGAGTTGGTTTCTgctccacaaaaaaacaaaagactctGCTCAGGTTGCAGGG GCCGTTGACGGGGACGTGGTGATTCTGTCGGCGCACTGGGAGAAGAGACGATCAGCGCTGACAGAACTACAAGAACAACTACAAAGCTTGCCGACTTTTATCAGTGAACTTGATGGCATCACTGCTTCAATAG CTCACCTGGAAGGTGACTTTGAGGAGATGGAGAGCAGGCTGGTCTACTTGGAGACACTATGTtgtcaatgtgaacagcagaCGCTCAAGCAGCAGCATATCGACCAACTGGAAGTCtataagaaaaagaagag GAGAGAATTGGAGGCACTGGAAG TGGAGCTGAATGCAGAGCATGCTCAGAAAGTTGCAAAGCTAGAGCAGATGAGGCAGCAGAAACTGAGGGAACGGCAAAAAGTATATGAAGAAGCCTTTAACCAAGACCTGGAAAAATACCGGTCCACTGGATATCTTCAGCATAGAG AACCAGCAGAAGCAGATATGGTTGTTCTGGATCAAATGCCAGTAACCAATTTATTAGACCAGGAGGCTTTGGATGATTTCCTGAACTCTGGTGATGACTTCAGTTCTGGGTCATCGCTCACCTCAG GTCCAGACCTGAAGTCCGGCTCTTTGGGATCCTTATGCAGCCCACTGAGCCAAGTCCCCGACATAGAAAACCACTCGTCAGACAAGGACTCTGAATGTGTTCACGATGACGAAGGCCTCAGTGAGGACAGTGATGAGCCTGTGGTCCAATTAGACGAGGAGGACGTTCAGCCGGACATGACATTGGTTGGCCTGCAGGATCTTGACCAAGTCAGGGGCTCTGATGATAGTGACTCTCCAGGGGACATGCCCTGTGGGTAA